A genomic segment from Bradysia coprophila strain Holo2 chromosome III, BU_Bcop_v1, whole genome shotgun sequence encodes:
- the LOC119078861 gene encoding uncharacterized protein LOC119078861: MDNTKRNLFLFLALISWCNYAAGDCSMPQILRGTWFSWETGRPTQTVIDATTMSQRGECVTFLKDGADYTFIFKGLGNNCYHCVKAYTRTLNVFEKIESPCVTLLPNEEPTIERVCIGIRDDQQLITLFNENYVPINCRSSLEGVWQFAYQNRFRFTGECDNPEARIQSCQTAGTQFLITNQKFNITYKQCQGMSGTFSGVVEYSCLGDWFVGKNHYFAVANTKESRKDEKYRCFLKNRDDDFYIGVSITAECNTLKTVEKSPERMRVTPVKAEVVVPGCRLPQNFSGEWVNTANIDADVFINETHIIETYHPDRARWRRSIYVCREQRDTRIMMARLTVDGCQKDYVCFDFVPRHHNIIRYRKGLAVIKDDFSHVCSWVQFPNKEEWRYDLYLAKNPVPVRCPVAGKFNFTQHGEHPFKTRILGGVTLSPRPDIRCKQNISDLSVCDTDQKEMAIDENYCLSVDHLGRPVDIYHDPDYIMKCIGFWKENLRSYLITYDDLDPLSKYRCWVYQRADLNRVLMSQAVGAFCHIKQDVTSSNFTEGAVVALDMTEYERERDQCPMHFDDGENPWRQTENFIKIFDWDFYKSSSTAHKYVTWLVLLSVAIKIVF; this comes from the exons ATGGACAACACAAAacggaatttatttttatttctagCTCTAATTAGTTGGT GCAATTATGCTGCTGGTGACTGTTCTATGCCCCAAATATTAAGAGGGACATGGTTTTCATGGGAAACTGGACGACCCACACAAACTGTAATCGATGCAACAACAATGTCTCAAAGAGGCGAATGTGTGACATTTCTAAAAGACGGAGCCGATTACACATTCATCTTCAAGGGACTCGGAAACAACTGCTATCACTGTGTCAAAGCTTACACAAGAACGTTGAATGTTTTCGAGAAAATCGAAAGTCCGTGCGTTACCTTACTACCAAACGAGGAGCCAACAATAGAACGTGTTTGTATTGGAATCCGGGACGATCAACAGTTGATAACGTTGTTCAACGAAAATTATGTGCCGATCAATTGCCGATCGTCGCTAGAAGGTGTATGGCAGTTTGCTTACCAGAATCGGTTCCGTTTCACTGGCGAGTGCGATAATCCTGAAGCTCGAATTCAATCTTGTCAAACGGCAGGAACGCAATTCTTAATCACCAATCAAAAGTTCAACATCACCTACAAGCAATGCCAGGGTATGTCGGGAACGTTTTCCGGTGTAGTCGAATACAGCTGTCTGGGCGATTGGTTCGTCGGTAAGAATCACTACTTCGCCGTGGCCAACACAAAGGAAAGTCGTAAGGACGAGAAGTATCGTTGCTTCCTGAAGAATCGTGACGATGACTTTTACATTGGTGTGTCCATAACGGCCGAATGTAATACACTGAAGACGGTTGAAAAGTCACCGGAAAGAATGCGAGTTACACCGGTAAAGGCTGAAGTTGTCGTTCCCGGATGTCGACTGCCGCAGAATTTCAGCGGTGAATGGGTTAATACGGCCAATATTGACGCAGACGTTTTCATCAACGAGACTCATATCATTGAAACGTATCATCCGGATAGAGCTCGATGGCGCAGATCGATCTACGTATGTCGCGAACAACGTGATACTCGAATTATGATGGCCCGTTTAACAGTCGATGGATG TCAGAAAGATTACGTTTGCTTCGACTTTGTACCACGACATCACAACATCATTCGTTATCGTAAAGGTTTGGCTGTGATCAAGGACGACTTCAGTCACGTATGTTCATGGGTACAGTTCCCCAATAAAGAGGAATGGCGTTACGACTTATATCTAGCGAAAAATCCGGTCCCAGTAAGATGTCCGGTTgctggaaaattcaatttcacccAACACGGCGAACATCCCTTCAAAACAAG AATTCTTGGAGGTGTTACCCTCAGTCCCCGACCCGACATTAGatgcaaacaaaatatttccgaTCTGTCTGTATGCGATACCGATCAGAAAGAGATGGCCATCGACGAAAACTATTGTCTGAGTGTGGACCATTTGGGTCGACCGGTCGACATCTATCACGATCCCGATTACATTATGAAGTGCATCGGTTTTTGGAAGGAAAATCTGCGATCCTATTTGATCACCTACGATGACCTGGATCCGCTGTCAAAGTACAGATGTTGGGTGTACCAGAGAGCCGATTTGAATCGTGTGCTGATGTCGCAAGCCGTTGGTGCCTTTTGTCACATCAAACAGGATGTGACTTCGTCCAATTTTACGGAGGGTGCAGTGGTAGCACTCGATATGACAGAGTATGAGAGAGAACGGGACCAGTGTCCCATGCATTTTGACGACGGTGAGAATCCGTGGCgacaaaccgaaaattttatcaaaatcttTGATTGGGACTTTTATAAGAGTTCTTCGACTGCGCACAAGTATGTGACCTGGTTGGTTTTATTGAGCGTAGCcatcaaaatagttttttag
- the LOC119078870 gene encoding uncharacterized protein LOC119078870 isoform X2, whose amino-acid sequence MMNPLGHKLNNSYESEQSSSNGSINEANTSESASAVTPPLSLPELFAVDRINALNVVENGSDNCRVSATEFEYDSEQTQYSNTFSSAEISDQNERVYKELGEIKLTKILKSLTSHQSPHQCTLQQNYCDRNIDKSPSIIYNMENSCNATDNKIAKRNSAHKYDKNLTFKLDIGSNSRRTKTIAPSTISTRTMGTRKTPIKPRPQSPDLFDDFSDSENNNISDNNDAVLEHSVLSEKGKESEWEKSLLKRIQASLSGVLPPPSKTIIQYNSTELLDIYNENLTKMSGCDGSESKHTESLFKPTHTVDEVKTIGWNDMNMGIKCHGLLYNRTTDSEEIELLGMKYVERCVGVETSSSFTHTYRPSANKLRMKMLSQSPGTRLSHLVGRKRGLSAANLLSKQCGSDSSKLGSKQLMIDVQKNCGRRRKAATPKRRTPAKKKTPGRKTPGSARKRATLSTKSMAPTRETSKRALFQSPPQQKPKCVKPTIPEDVARRVDKSKRMLFSPSTDERDAKPSNSFSQPIGKRRRDEDGLLGNQSKLPRIGGIDDIRTSRTMLAKSQTFCVNNTINNEPATGSSVLRARSDVTLNGQQLSQSHRRKLLWAVSTSLRKKNINSQHKDFTAFASVLAKVVKRLFLETRDESTSTSDTMIRIADRLVFWVVQGKSIDEIYLNEKMRKENLRAASKIKLKGYIGPEDYEKLKKPIQKVNSNLFLSQSSTDSFNFSQQSFSFSTQTTISQNTEGLLNDLSLSNNCFNETNSLGAMPETVNYALCGSSSKSNTSGSVLRENVRESELKQKSGQKLIEFSGKDQKNVSPYHDKVYFVGGSRTNIMNVKRQISFDA is encoded by the exons ATGATGAACCCATTGGGACACAAATTGAACAACAGTTATGAATCCGAGCAGTCATCAAGCAATGGT TCAATAAACGAAGCAAATACATCGGAAAGTGCATCGGCAGTAACACCACCACTCAGTTTACCTGAATTATTTGCTGTTGATCGCATTAATGCATTGAATGTCGTGGAAAACGGATCCGACAATTGCAGAGTTTCAGCAACCGAATTCGAATATGATTCGGAACAGACCCAATATTCAAATACGTTCAGTTCGGCCGAAATATCGGACCAAAATGAGAGAGTTTACAAGGAGCTCGGTGAAATAAAGCTTACGAAAATACTGAAATCGCTCACCTCCCATCAATCGCCGCATCAGTGTACGTTGCAACAAAACTACTGTGATCGTAATATTGACAAATCGCCGTCCATCATTTATAACATGGAAAACAGCTGTAATGCGACGGACAATAAAATTGCAAAGAGAAACAGCGCCCACAAATATGACAAAAACTTAACATTTAAGTTAGACATCGGTAGCAACAGTCGCCGAACGAAGACAATCGCCCCATCGACGATCAGTACGCGAACGATGGGAACAAGAAAAACCCCAATAAAACCTCGTCCGCAATCACCGGACTTATTCGATGACTTTTCCGATTctgaaaacaacaacatttcCGATAACAACGACGCGGTGTTGGAACACTCGGTACTGTCGGAAAAAGGAAAGGAAAGTGAATGGGAGAAATCATTGTTGAAACGCATCCAAGCCTCGTTGTCGGGTGTTCTGCCACCGCCATCCAAGACAATAATCCAGTACAACAGCACTGAACTGTTGGACATTTACAACGAAAATCTGACCAAAATGTCCGGTTGTGACGGAAGCGAATCGAAACACACCGAATCGTTATTCAAACCCACCCACACTGTGGACGAGGTAAAAACCATCGGATGGAATGACATGAACATGGGCATAAAATGTCACGGTCTGCTGTACAATCGAACGACTGACAGCGAGGAAATTGAGCTGCTGGGCATGAAGTATGTCGAACGTTGCGTTGGAGTGGAGACGAGCTCATCGTTTACGCACACCTATCGGCCTAGCGCTAACAAACTGCGCATGAAGATGCTGAGTCAATCGCCGGGAACGCGGTTAAGTCATTTGGTTGGTCGAAAGAGGGGCCTGTCAGCGGCGAATCTATTGTCGAAACAATGTGGATCTGATTCGTCGAAGCTGGGCAGCAAGCAGCTGATGATAGATGTGCA GAAAAATTGCGGTAGACGACGGAAGGCCGCAACACCCAAGCGTCGTACACCTGCTAAGAAAAAGACTCCAG GCCGCAAAACACCTGGCTCGGCACGGAAACGTGCAACACTATCAACTAAGTCTATGGCTCCGACGCGTGAAACATCAAAACGGGCTCTGTTCCAAAGTCCGCCGCAACAGAAACCAAAATGTGTAAAGCCAACGATTCCGGAAGACGTAGCCCGACGCGTCGACAAGTCGAAACGGATGTTATTTTCACCGTCCACCGACGAACGTGATGCCAAACCGTCGAACAGTTTCAGTCAACCGATTGGAAAGCGCAGGAGAGACGAGGACGGTCTACTGGGTAATCAGTCAAAGTTACCGCGCATCGGTGGCATTGATGAT ATACGCACTTCACGCACCATGTTAGCTAAAAGTCAAACTTTCTGTGTTAATAATACAATCAACAACGAACCGGCAACGGGATCATCGGTACTTCGAGCTAGATCCGATGTGACACTAAATGGCCAACAGTTGTCACAGTCCCATCGAAGGAAGTTGCTGTGGGCAGTATCTACCTCGTTACGTAAGAAGAACATCAATTCGCAACATAAAGACTTTACCGCATTCGCTAGTGTGTTGGCGAAGGTTGTCAAACGATTGTTCCTTGAAACAAGAGATGAGAGCACGTCGACTAGCGACACTATGATCAG AATTGCTGATCGACTGGTATTTTGGGTAGTTCAAGGCAAATCAATCGACGAAATTtacttaaatgaaaaaatgcgCAAAGAAAATCTTCGTGCCGcttcgaaaattaaattgaagggCTACATAGGACCGGAAGACTACGAAAAGCTGAAGAAACCAATACAAAAAGTCAATTCGAATTTGTTCCTATCTCAATCATCGACGGACTCGTTCAATTTCAGTCAGCAATCGTTCAGCTTCAGCACCCAGACAACCATATCACAGAACACCGAAGGCTTATTAAATGATCTCTCGTTAAGTAACAATTGCTTCAACGAAACCAACAGTTTGGGTGCCATGCCGGAAACGGTAAACTATGCATTGTGCGGAAGTTCGTCAAAGAGTAATACCAGCGGCAGTGTGTTAAGGGAAAATGTACGGGAGAGTGAGCTGAAGCAAAAATCTggtcaaaaattgattgaattttcggGAAAAGACCAGAAAAATGTTAGTCCATATCACGATAAGGTTTACTTCGTTGGAGGTTCGCGGACTAATATCATGAATGTTAAGCGGCAAATATCATTCGATGCATAA
- the LOC119078870 gene encoding uncharacterized protein LOC119078870 isoform X1 codes for MMNPLGHKLNNSYESEQSSSNGSINEANTSESASAVTPPLSLPELFAVDRINALNVVENGSDNCRVSATEFEYDSEQTQYSNTFSSAEISDQNERVYKELGEIKLTKILKSLTSHQSPHQCTLQQNYCDRNIDKSPSIIYNMENSCNATDNKIAKRNSAHKYDKNLTFKLDIGSNSRRTKTIAPSTISTRTMGTRKTPIKPRPQSPDLFDDFSDSENNNISDNNDAVLEHSVLSEKGKESEWEKSLLKRIQASLSGVLPPPSKTIIQYNSTELLDIYNENLTKMSGCDGSESKHTESLFKPTHTVDEVKTIGWNDMNMGIKCHGLLYNRTTDSEEIELLGMKYVERCVGVETSSSFTHTYRPSANKLRMKMLSQSPGTRLSHLVGRKRGLSAANLLSKQCGSDSSKLGSKQLMIDVQKNCGRRRKAATPKRRTPAKKKTPGRKTPGSARKRATLSTKSMAPTRETSKRALFQSPPQQKPKCVKPTIPEDVARRVDKSKRMLFSPSTDERDAKPSNSFSQPIGKRRRDEDGLLGNQSKLPRIGGIDDIRTSRTMLAKSQTFCVNNTINNEPATGSSVLRARSDVTLNGQQLSQSHRRKLLWAVSTSLRKKNINSQHKDFTAFASVLAKVVKRLFLETRDESTSTSDTMIRIADRLVFWVVQGKSIDEIYLNEKMRKENLRAASKIKLKGYIGPEDYEKLKKPIQKVNSNLFLSQSSTDSFNFSQQSFSFSTQTTISQNTEGLLNDLSLSNNCFNETNSLGAMPETVNYALCGSSSKSNTSGSVLRENVRESELKQKSGQKLIEFSGKDQKNVSPYHDKVYFVGGSRTNIMNVKRQISFDA; via the exons ATGATGAACCCATTGGGACACAAATTGAACAACAGTTATGAATCCGAGCAGTCATCAAGCAATGGT TCAATAAACGAAGCAAATACATCGGAAAGTGCATCGGCAGTAACACCACCACTCAGTTTACCTGAATTATTTGCTGTTGATCGCATTAATGCATTGAATGTCGTGGAAAACGGATCCGACAATTGCAGAGTTTCAGCAACCGAATTCGAATATGATTCGGAACAGACCCAATATTCAAATACGTTCAGTTCGGCCGAAATATCGGACCAAAATGAGAGAGTTTACAAGGAGCTCGGTGAAATAAAGCTTACGAAAATACTGAAATCGCTCACCTCCCATCAATCGCCGCATCAGTGTACGTTGCAACAAAACTACTGTGATCGTAATATTGACAAATCGCCGTCCATCATTTATAACATGGAAAACAGCTGTAATGCGACGGACAATAAAATTGCAAAGAGAAACAGCGCCCACAAATATGACAAAAACTTAACATTTAAGTTAGACATCGGTAGCAACAGTCGCCGAACGAAGACAATCGCCCCATCGACGATCAGTACGCGAACGATGGGAACAAGAAAAACCCCAATAAAACCTCGTCCGCAATCACCGGACTTATTCGATGACTTTTCCGATTctgaaaacaacaacatttcCGATAACAACGACGCGGTGTTGGAACACTCGGTACTGTCGGAAAAAGGAAAGGAAAGTGAATGGGAGAAATCATTGTTGAAACGCATCCAAGCCTCGTTGTCGGGTGTTCTGCCACCGCCATCCAAGACAATAATCCAGTACAACAGCACTGAACTGTTGGACATTTACAACGAAAATCTGACCAAAATGTCCGGTTGTGACGGAAGCGAATCGAAACACACCGAATCGTTATTCAAACCCACCCACACTGTGGACGAGGTAAAAACCATCGGATGGAATGACATGAACATGGGCATAAAATGTCACGGTCTGCTGTACAATCGAACGACTGACAGCGAGGAAATTGAGCTGCTGGGCATGAAGTATGTCGAACGTTGCGTTGGAGTGGAGACGAGCTCATCGTTTACGCACACCTATCGGCCTAGCGCTAACAAACTGCGCATGAAGATGCTGAGTCAATCGCCGGGAACGCGGTTAAGTCATTTGGTTGGTCGAAAGAGGGGCCTGTCAGCGGCGAATCTATTGTCGAAACAATGTGGATCTGATTCGTCGAAGCTGGGCAGCAAGCAGCTGATGATAGATGTGCA GAAAAATTGCGGTAGACGACGGAAGGCCGCAACACCCAAGCGTCGTACACCTGCTAAGAAAAAGACTCCAG GCCGCAAAACACCTGGCTCGGCACGGAAACGTGCAACACTATCAACTAAGTCTATGGCTCCGACGCGTGAAACATCAAAACGGGCTCTGTTCCAAAGTCCGCCGCAACAGAAACCAAAATGTGTAAAGCCAACGATTCCGGAAGACGTAGCCCGACGCGTCGACAAGTCGAAACGGATGTTATTTTCACCGTCCACCGACGAACGTGATGCCAAACCGTCGAACAGTTTCAGTCAACCGATTGGAAAGCGCAGGAGAGACGAGGACGGTCTACTGGGTAATCAGTCAAAGTTACCGCGCATCGGTGGCATTGATGATATACGCACTTCACGCACCATGTTAGCTAAAAGTCAAACTTTCTGTGTTAATAATACAATCAACAACGAACCGGCAACGGGATCATCGGTACTTCGAGCTAGATCCGATGTGACACTAAATGGCCAACAGTTGTCACAGTCCCATCGAAGGAAGTTGCTGTGGGCAGTATCTACCTCGTTACGTAAGAAGAACATCAATTCGCAACATAAAGACTTTACCGCATTCGCTAGTGTGTTGGCGAAGGTTGTCAAACGATTGTTCCTTGAAACAAGAGATGAGAGCACGTCGACTAGCGACACTATGATCAG AATTGCTGATCGACTGGTATTTTGGGTAGTTCAAGGCAAATCAATCGACGAAATTtacttaaatgaaaaaatgcgCAAAGAAAATCTTCGTGCCGcttcgaaaattaaattgaagggCTACATAGGACCGGAAGACTACGAAAAGCTGAAGAAACCAATACAAAAAGTCAATTCGAATTTGTTCCTATCTCAATCATCGACGGACTCGTTCAATTTCAGTCAGCAATCGTTCAGCTTCAGCACCCAGACAACCATATCACAGAACACCGAAGGCTTATTAAATGATCTCTCGTTAAGTAACAATTGCTTCAACGAAACCAACAGTTTGGGTGCCATGCCGGAAACGGTAAACTATGCATTGTGCGGAAGTTCGTCAAAGAGTAATACCAGCGGCAGTGTGTTAAGGGAAAATGTACGGGAGAGTGAGCTGAAGCAAAAATCTggtcaaaaattgattgaattttcggGAAAAGACCAGAAAAATGTTAGTCCATATCACGATAAGGTTTACTTCGTTGGAGGTTCGCGGACTAATATCATGAATGTTAAGCGGCAAATATCATTCGATGCATAA